From Actinomyces sp. oral taxon 171 str. F0337, one genomic window encodes:
- a CDS encoding RelA/SpoT family protein encodes MTETKNTPDTSGDSVVPGSRVRSRLAWFGSRGHSTPAAIEPLLRAVRANHPKADTSLIVRAYEVAEKAHSGQRRKSGEPYITHPVAVATILAELGMTAQTLAAAVLHDTVEDTDYTLERLRADFGDEISLLVDGVTKLDKLQYGEAAQAETVRKMIIAMSKDIRVLVIKLGDRLHNARTWKYVSAENAARKAKETLEIYAPLAHRLGMNTIKWELEDRSFKALYPGVYEEIEHMVAERAPAREEYLRQVRLQIEEDLRVNKIKGAVTGRPKHYYSIYQKMIVRGKDFDDIYDLVAVRVIVDTVQDCYAVLGSLHSRWTPMSGRFKDYIAVPKFNLYQSLHTTVVGPGGKPVEIQIRTHEMHRMAEYGVAAHWRYKEDPNASGPSALGGRPGDPDQGDMGWLRQLVDWQKETQDPSEFLDALRYEMAGDQVYVFTPRGDVLALPAGATPVDFAYAVHTEVGHRTVGARVNSRLVPLDTRLENGDTVEVFTSKAINAGPSRDWLTFVASTRARNKIRSWFSKERREEAIEEGKGAIARTLRKQNLPLQRLMSHETLMNVAKTLDKVDIEGLYAAVGEGHVSAQHVVDTLVTTMGGEDGAEETLAEGILPTRATAHRRPRTADAGVVVAGMDEGDVYVKLARCCTPMPGDPIVGFITRGSGVSVHRADCQNVDQLQREPERLITVSWADHAQSAYLVQVEVEALDRGGLLADITRALADSHVNLVSASIATSRDRVVTGRFVVELAEVGHLDHTLAALRRIDGVFEARRSLSTTRRR; translated from the coding sequence ATGACGGAGACGAAGAACACCCCGGACACGTCAGGAGACAGCGTTGTCCCCGGCTCGCGCGTGCGTAGCCGTCTGGCGTGGTTCGGCTCCCGGGGACACTCCACGCCAGCGGCCATTGAGCCGCTGCTGCGCGCGGTGCGCGCCAACCACCCCAAGGCGGACACGAGTCTCATCGTGCGCGCCTACGAGGTGGCCGAGAAGGCTCACTCCGGCCAGCGACGCAAGTCCGGGGAGCCCTACATCACCCACCCGGTGGCAGTGGCGACTATCCTCGCCGAGCTGGGGATGACGGCCCAGACCCTGGCGGCAGCCGTCTTGCACGACACCGTGGAGGACACCGACTACACCCTGGAGCGCCTGCGCGCCGACTTCGGCGATGAGATCAGCCTGCTCGTCGACGGCGTCACCAAGCTCGACAAGCTCCAGTACGGGGAGGCCGCCCAGGCCGAGACGGTGCGCAAGATGATCATCGCGATGTCCAAGGACATCCGAGTCCTGGTCATCAAGCTCGGCGACCGTCTTCACAACGCCCGCACCTGGAAGTACGTCTCCGCGGAGAACGCCGCACGCAAGGCCAAGGAGACCCTGGAGATCTATGCGCCCCTGGCCCACCGCCTGGGAATGAACACGATCAAGTGGGAGCTGGAGGACCGTTCCTTCAAGGCCCTCTACCCGGGTGTGTACGAGGAGATCGAGCACATGGTGGCTGAGCGGGCCCCGGCTCGCGAGGAGTACCTGCGTCAGGTCCGCCTCCAGATCGAGGAGGACCTGAGGGTCAACAAGATCAAGGGCGCCGTGACCGGGCGGCCCAAGCACTACTACTCGATCTATCAGAAGATGATCGTGCGGGGGAAGGACTTCGACGACATCTACGACCTTGTGGCGGTGCGGGTCATTGTCGATACCGTCCAGGACTGCTATGCGGTGCTCGGCTCCCTGCACTCGCGCTGGACCCCTATGAGCGGGCGCTTCAAGGACTACATCGCCGTCCCCAAGTTCAACCTCTACCAGTCGCTGCACACGACTGTCGTGGGGCCGGGGGGCAAGCCGGTGGAGATCCAGATCCGTACCCACGAGATGCACCGCATGGCTGAGTACGGCGTGGCCGCGCACTGGCGATACAAGGAGGACCCCAACGCCTCCGGTCCCAGTGCCCTGGGGGGCAGACCCGGTGACCCCGACCAGGGCGACATGGGCTGGCTGCGGCAGCTCGTCGACTGGCAGAAGGAGACCCAGGACCCCTCCGAGTTCCTCGATGCTCTGCGCTACGAGATGGCCGGGGATCAGGTCTACGTCTTCACTCCCAGGGGCGATGTCCTGGCCCTGCCCGCCGGGGCCACTCCGGTGGACTTTGCCTACGCCGTCCACACCGAGGTCGGCCACCGCACCGTGGGCGCACGTGTCAACAGCCGGCTGGTGCCCCTGGACACGCGCCTGGAGAACGGTGACACGGTGGAGGTCTTCACTTCCAAGGCCATCAACGCCGGTCCTTCGCGTGACTGGCTCACCTTCGTCGCCTCGACCCGTGCCCGCAACAAGATCCGTTCCTGGTTCTCCAAGGAGCGCCGCGAGGAGGCCATCGAGGAGGGTAAGGGCGCCATTGCCCGCACCCTGCGCAAGCAGAACCTGCCTCTTCAGCGCCTCATGAGCCACGAGACCCTTATGAACGTGGCAAAGACCCTCGACAAGGTTGACATTGAGGGCCTTTACGCCGCAGTGGGCGAGGGACATGTTTCCGCCCAGCACGTCGTCGACACCCTGGTGACCACCATGGGTGGGGAGGACGGCGCCGAGGAGACTCTCGCGGAGGGGATCCTGCCCACCCGGGCCACGGCGCACCGGCGTCCACGAACGGCCGATGCCGGGGTCGTCGTCGCCGGTATGGATGAGGGTGATGTCTACGTGAAGCTGGCGCGCTGCTGCACGCCCATGCCGGGCGACCCCATCGTCGGTTTCATTACCAGGGGCTCGGGCGTCTCGGTGCACCGGGCCGACTGTCAGAACGTAGACCAGCTCCAGCGCGAGCCTGAGCGACTCATCACCGTCTCCTGGGCGGATCACGCCCAGTCCGCCTACCTGGTCCAGGTCGAGGTCGAGGCCCTGGACCGTGGAGGCCTGCTCGCCGACATCACTCGAGCGCTCGCAGACAGCCACGTCAATCTCGTGAGCGCCAGCATCGCCACGAGCCGCGACCGGGTCGTCACCGGGCGGTTCGTCGTCGAGCTGGCTGAGGTCGGCCACCTGGACCATACGCTGGCGGCGCTGCGACGCATCGACGGCGTCTTCGAGGCGCGCAGAAGCCTGTCCACGACGCGCCGTCGATGA
- a CDS encoding adenine phosphoribosyltransferase, whose protein sequence is MTAPVARSETVPESLTRLVISHLREIPDFPEPGVLFRDITPLLADGQAFAGLVDGLADHYRGRIDAIAGLESRGFILAAPLAVRLGVGMITVRKGGKLPGPVIGVDYSLEYGTARMELRPETVTQGARVLVIDDVLATGGTAAASISLIEQAGASVEAICMLLELADLGGRRQLQGREVDSIVIF, encoded by the coding sequence ATGACCGCTCCTGTAGCCCGTTCCGAGACGGTTCCCGAGTCTCTGACCAGGCTGGTCATAAGCCACCTGCGTGAGATTCCCGACTTTCCCGAGCCGGGGGTCCTCTTCCGAGACATCACTCCGCTCCTTGCCGACGGACAGGCCTTCGCCGGTCTCGTCGACGGTCTGGCCGATCACTATCGGGGTCGGATCGATGCGATCGCGGGGCTCGAGTCCCGCGGCTTCATCCTGGCAGCGCCCTTGGCGGTTCGGCTGGGGGTCGGAATGATCACGGTGCGCAAGGGCGGCAAGCTGCCCGGCCCGGTCATCGGCGTGGACTACTCCCTGGAGTACGGCACCGCCCGTATGGAGCTGCGGCCCGAGACCGTCACCCAGGGCGCGCGCGTTCTGGTCATCGACGATGTTCTGGCCACCGGTGGGACGGCCGCCGCGTCCATCTCCCTCATTGAGCAGGCCGGTGCCTCGGTGGAAGCCATCTGCATGCTTCTGGAGCTGGCCGATCTCGGTGGTCGCCGCCAGCTCCAGGGGCGTGAGGTCGACTCGATCGTCATCTTCTGA